The Myxococcales bacterium genomic sequence AACTTTCGAGCGACTCCCCGCACATCGCGGAGGGGTCCGTCGCCGCGGGGCATGGTGTGCTCGGGGCCATTCTCAAGGAAGGCAAGCGGCTCATGCTCGAGTCCCCGCGCCTCTCCATGCTGCCGTACTACCAGGGGCCCGCGGACGTGGCCGCGTTCGTGGGTGTCCCCGTGTTCGAGGGACGGGTGGTGCGGGGGGTGCTGGTGGCCGATCGGGTGGCGGGTGGCCCCTTCGCGCCGGGCGAAGTGGATCTCGTCGAGTCGGCCGCCGCGCAGATCGTCAGGGTGGTTCAATCCGAGCGCGTGTTTCAGGCGGTCGAGCGCGCCAAGAATGAACACGAGAGCTTCTACCGCGCCTCGGCTGAACTCAACCGCGCCCTCACGCTCGACGAGGTTTACGAGGCGGCGATCGCAGGCGCCCGCGGGGTGTGCGACTTCGATCTGGTGGTGATCGCAACCTACGACGCGCGCGAGGGAAGCCACAACATTTGTCGCGTGGAGGGGGAGCTGGCGGAGGTCCTGGGGGGCAAACAGTTCAAGGATCCCACGTCCTTGCTCTCGATGGTCGTCAAGAACAAGATCGCGCTTCCCGCGGGGGGACAGTGGCGAGAGCGGGAGGACGGCTTCGTCTTCGACCCCAACTTGCGGCTCCGCGAATACGAGTCACTCGTGGTCCTGCCCCTCGTGGTCAAGGACGAGGTCACGGGCACGTTCATGGTGGCCTCGCGCCGGGCGGGAGCGTTCCCGAACGATCGACGCGAGATGCTGGGCGTGATCGCCAACCAGGTCGCGATCAGCATGCAGAACGGACGCATGTACCAGGTGCTCGAGGAACAAGCCACGACGGACGGCCTTACGGGGCTCGTGAATCATCGCACTTTCCAGGAACGTTTCTCTTCGATGTTGACCCGCGCCGAGCGGCACGGGTTTCCCGTCGCCCTCATCCTCACCGACATCGATCACTTCAAGAAGATCAACGACAGCTACGGACATCCCACGGGCGACGAAGTGCTGCGGCGTGTAGCCAAGATCCTGAAGGCCAGCGCGCGCAAGATCGACATCGTGGCCCGCTACGGTGGGGAAGAGTTTGCCATCGTGCTCGAGTCGACCGACCGGGACGGCGCCCGGCAGCTGGCCGAGCGCATACGGGCGGAGGTAGGCAAGCAGAGCTTCGAGTCGTCGAAGGGGCCGTTCAAGTGCACCCTGTCCCTGGGCGTGGCGCTCTTCCCGGATGACGCCCGTGCCAAGCAGGAGATCATCGCCCGTGCCGACCAGGCGCTTTATGCTGCGAAACACGGCGGACGCAATCGCACCGTGTGTCACGGAGACGTGGTGCTGGCGCCCCAGCCCGAAAAGAAGGCGATGCGCGCCGCCGGTTGATTCGCTGCGTGTGCGGTGGATCGCCGGGCGTGGTCGGATGCCGGGAACCACCACTCGCCGTGCCACTTTCGCGGTTGACGAGGTGCGGCGCCTAGGCCATGAAGGTACTGTGAGAAGCGTCACCGCTCGTGGCTTCGCGGTTCACGCCCGGCCTCCGTTCACCCTGGCAGGCTTTTGTGCGCTGTCGCTGACGCTCCTGCTTTGTCCCTGGCGCTCCGCCTCGGCCCGGAGCGAAGGGGGCAGCGCTGCGACGTCGCCCGGGCGCCTCGATCCTGGGCCCCAGGGGGGAATCTTGCGGGTGGTCAACCGCGCCGCCGCCCCGACGTCACACTTTGCGCCGCTCGATTCTGGGCTTCTGTACGTTTCCGGACAAACGGCGGGGCTTCGTGTGGAGGTGAGGGACAGCCGTCGCTCCTTGTACTTTACGGGCCCCGCCGAACATGAAGTTCCCTTCG encodes the following:
- a CDS encoding diguanylate cyclase — encoded protein: MRLGRAADRLTFATSRGLRAAWGFGVIGAFALLIWQGFFPDLWAGAEPGTGPAVAAALLAGVLAAKLAARLRTNERRRSALREALSDVELGLLLLTATYVFLSILGGPKATVHPLIYALVSFLVTFHRLEVGVPLAAAAIGFEALEAFSPHAGADAQRLFWGHAGFIVIFAGLNVAFLHAEVARQRREHRKRLDEEVASMREEARDFRLISTALGSESRVRSRAEEVEKLSQGSIETIHQQLFYTLDLLRKALGLQTCALLWLDSRGHKLKLKELSSDSPHIAEGSVAAGHGVLGAILKEGKRLMLESPRLSMLPYYQGPADVAAFVGVPVFEGRVVRGVLVADRVAGGPFAPGEVDLVESAAAQIVRVVQSERVFQAVERAKNEHESFYRASAELNRALTLDEVYEAAIAGARGVCDFDLVVIATYDAREGSHNICRVEGELAEVLGGKQFKDPTSLLSMVVKNKIALPAGGQWREREDGFVFDPNLRLREYESLVVLPLVVKDEVTGTFMVASRRAGAFPNDRREMLGVIANQVAISMQNGRMYQVLEEQATTDGLTGLVNHRTFQERFSSMLTRAERHGFPVALILTDIDHFKKINDSYGHPTGDEVLRRVAKILKASARKIDIVARYGGEEFAIVLESTDRDGARQLAERIRAEVGKQSFESSKGPFKCTLSLGVALFPDDARAKQEIIARADQALYAAKHGGRNRTVCHGDVVLAPQPEKKAMRAAG